In the Triticum aestivum cultivar Chinese Spring chromosome 2B, IWGSC CS RefSeq v2.1, whole genome shotgun sequence genome, gctgacggaactctccctcgaccctctactggatcaagagttcgagggacgtcatcgagctgaacgtgtgttgaacacggaggtgccgtacgttcggtacttggatcggttggatcgtgaagacgttcgactacatcaaccgcgttaactaacgcttccgctttcggtctacaagggtacatggacacactctccccctctcgttgttatgcatctccaagatagatcttgcggatcgtaggaatttttttgaaattgcatgttacgttccccaacatgggcaGCTTCTGGCATTGAATCACAACCAAAAGAGCGACCATTTCCTTCTTcggaaggactactttgacacaACCAACCCGCAATTCAAACATTAGAAATTTCGGCGGCATTTttgtatgagtaggcatcttttcaaccgtatcAGAGAGGGGGTAGTCGGATacgatgactatttcgagtgcaaagaggatgaccttggaaagattggcttctcATCTTATCAGAAATGAACTGCAGTCGTCTGGATGCTTGCATacgagtgcccggtgatctcattgctCAATACGTCTGTATGAGTTagtctacatgcctagactccatgcacaagttctgcaaggctgtgattgttgtgtttggccctgagtacttgagagagccgactgctCAAGATATAGCccgcttgttggcgatgaatgccagcaggggctttccagggatgcttggcagcatagattgcatgcactaggagtggaagaactgcccttctgcttggcaagggcagtataagggccatgtcagggcttgcattgtcatacttgaggccgtggcCTCACAAGATCTCTAGATCtgacactctttctttggcatggccggatcacacaatgatatcaacgtgcttcaacgctcgccggtgtttgctaggcttgccaaaggcaacaacacatcgatgaatgttaccatcaacggccacaactacgacaaaggatactacctaggtGACAGTATCTATCCTCGGTgactattgtgaagacaatccccaaccctatcagagagaagaggaaaagatttgcccaagagcaacagagtgctaggaaggacgtcgagcgtgcctttggtgttttgcaatctcgatggggcatcgttcggtatcctgctaggaCTTGGAGCACGAAGAagctgtgggaggtgatgactacttgtgtgatcatgcacaatatgatcatagAAGATGAGCGCCCGGAACGTATCCACGATCAAGGGTTTcggtttcagggtgagaatgttgtgcctgagcatggaaaAGCAGCAACGTTTGAACActtcacccaatttcatcatgacatgcgtgattgggaaactcgcatgcagctgcaaaatgatttgattgagcatatgtgggctcatgttggcaaccaatagatatatcttttttattcggcttgcaaaactatgtgaggctattttatttttattcggcttgtaaaactatgcttaatttatttggttgtgaaactataTGTTTGCTTGTGAAATAATGCAAAATGTGTGCATATTTGTTGAAAAAGGGCGGCCAGCCGGCCGCGACAGCaaatatgggtcggcgcgttggcgCACTACCGACCCAAATAATAAATTGGGCGGACACCGAATGGGCGGCCAAACCAAATGAACAAAAAAAGGACAaaagcgccgtccgtttgggtcgcgcATTGAAGTCGCTCTTATGCTTATAATTTATTTAAAAGTGGTTATATTATTTTATTTGGAAACACTGTGATGTGCAGGTTTATTTGTTTCTTGACTTGAGAAGTCCCACGAGGATTGTGAGAGGGTGTTTGGTTACAGGGActagactagaaaaagtcccttttAGTCCCTATGtaaccaaacatgagggacttttccttaagggactagaaaaagactctattCGATGGTCTTTTTTCTTTAATCCCTGAGACTAAAAAAAGTCTAGTCCCTTACAACCAAACACCCCTGAGCCATGTCGAGCACTTTTATTTGGGTCGATCTATTTCCACTCATTTTTGCTTATTTTCTTTGCTAataaacaataaataaataaaaaaggtgTTGACCAAACCATCTGATCTCATCAAGTGAGGCCACCTCAGTCGACATAGACTCGCACTAAACCGTGGGCCATGGACCGGTTAGTTGGGACGTCGCCGACACAGTGGTGTCAGCAGCCATGGCATGACACAGATACGTCCAGCATGTGATCTTGAAGTTTGTGGAGTTGCAGATAGCAAATCAGAAACTGGAGGATTCAACGGAGACGACGCATCTCGAAAGCGGCACCGTCAATTTCTAACTGTTTTGTTTGGCCACACTCCACTGTCTGATTGCAACTCACCGGACATGTCCTTTGTTGTGTGACGACCATGCGTTCTGGTGTCGTCCCCTTGGGTGCGCGTCACGTCAGTAGTATCAGATCGCAGGAAATCTCCTGTGCCTCCTCAGCCTGCTACCGTGTCTGCACTACCGCCGCGAGCGATGTCGGTGCTCTGGCGGGAAATTGAACGGCGCTCCGACGGTCATGGTTGAGCACAGTGAATAAAAACACACTGGCACGGTGGAGGTACAAGTGCAATTAGTAGCAAAGATTCCATCAGTTCAAGGAACCGACAGTCGAATGATAGAGCATACACATACATGAAGTGGGACGCAGCTCCTCTGACGTACGGCGCACTCGCTGACGTGTGGacccggacccacgcgtcagtggcCCAACGTCAGGTGGCCGTACCTCAGGGGATCCGGCTCCCATGAAGTGCAGCCAAAAAAGCTTCAGGACTAAAGATTTCATCCTGGAAGGCCACTTGTATAACGAACCCACCACTACGAAAACTAGTTTTTTCTCTATCTGTATGTATACACCGGAGTTTTTTTTTTCCTTACAAGAATATGTCAGACAgggtaaacacacacacacacaagggaaCTAAAGAATTGAGCGGAGAGCCGGAGCGGACAAGAGCGGAAAAACAGATACAAATGGGTGTGGCGAGAGATTTCACTCCAGCCGGGCAGGCGCTTTCTCGGGCACCACTCTCATGCAGGCGTACAAACGAACAAGGCCGTCGTCGTTAGTCGAGTAAGCACGCATCAGCCAAACCCAATCGCATTCGCACGGAACTCAAAGACCGCTAACAGCAAACCAGGCCGCATCTCCCACCTATTTACACACAAAAATCACCACCCCCCCCTACAGGGCGGGCTGCTGCTACTATACTCTGACGGGAAACCCAAAATTCTGGAGTATCCTGATCTGACCCCCGCTGCCTGCCGTGGCGATGGCCATGCCCCAGGCCGACCGGCTCGGGGCCTGCCCGGCGGCGTCACCGTCGGGGAGACTGGTGCTGGACCGCAGGCTCTGTTTCGTCGGCGTCATGAGCTCCTCGGGCCAGGTCGCAGACGCTCTGTCGCCGCTGTGGTTCGAACCGTCGCTTAGGTCATTGtggctctgctgctgctgctggaaatCAGAGGAATCTCCGTCAGGATACTCGGACACACAGTCCAGCTCCTGGTGCTTCCTCCTGGAGTTGGTTCGGGACGTCGCCGCTGACCCCGCCGTGGATGGCAAGGCAGCGGCCACCGTCACGTCCTGGCAGTAGAAGTACTCGTAGGAGTTTGCGACAGACACGACGCCCTTGCTGCTGCCGCTTCTTTGCTCAGGGCCGTCGTCGTTTCTCCACATGTACACATGGGAGTTTTCGCTCGCTGAGATCACGTATCTGCCTCTCGCTGCGTAGCAAGCTGAGATTTGGCTGTTGGTGTTTCGGAAACCTGAAAGAGAAAAGGAGGCAGGGCGTCAGCAACCGACAAAACATATGGATATCAGACCCCGTCCTAAAAGAAAGATATATAAGTATTTTATTAACATGTTAATTGGACATTACGAGCTATCAACTCAACACAGTGGATTCTGACAAGTTTTGGCGCTTTGCTGAAAGGAAGAACATGACAGCAGAAATTGGTCTCCACCATTCACATTCAATCAATGAGCAGAAATAGCATTACTTATAAGCTGGTTACCACACCATGATTGACAGCTGCAGCCCTACTCTAAACAGAACTTTCATACAGCGAATAGAATGATAGGTAACAGTAGCAAATAGGTTAAACAGGTCAAGGTAAACTTTAAAGCAACAGTGTCTCGAAAAGATTACTGGCCAAACCTTGAAGATAATAGCAATATGGTATATGACACAGTAGCTATGTTCGTTAAGACCTTGATACCTTTAAATTTGTGAACTAGTTCAAAATCATCAATAACTCGGATCCGTGAATCGGCAGATGTGATGAGCACCTTCGAAGAACTCCCTGGAAGGAACTGTTCAAGTAACTATGATTCAGTAAGAGAGGAAGGTTATCATCTGTATGGCCTGGTGTCAGAACAGATACAGAAGTTTTTAAAAGTAAGCACCTGAAATCCAGTGATCTTCTTCTGGCGGGACTTCTTTTTAGTTTGCAAGTCAATTTGTCTCTGTTGGATAAGCTTATTATCTGGTCAAGGTCACACAAAGGGTCAATTCTGAAGGAAAAGTAAGAGCTACACATTCAAAAAAATAAGCTTGAAAATGTCATAAGTCACCAGagcagggggagagagagagacctgATGTGTCATAAAGATGACAGCTGCCCTTGTGGGAACCAACTAACGCACTCTTCAGGGAAAATGAAACTTGGTGTTAGAACTTAACAAACGGAACACATTTCGGGTCGAAAGTATACAAACCTGTCCATCAGGGGTATAGCAAGCAGCAGTGACCATTTCATGCAGATCATGCCAATCAACAATTTCACGTTTTGGAATGCTCCAGATGCGGACCTTTTCATCCAGAGAACCACTAATGAAGTATCTATCATCGACAGGGTTGAACTGGATGCATGTCACTGGAAAGCAAAGCAATACAGGAAAACTGAGGATGATGCTGACAGAGTGAGAGGCATTCCATGTGTGAGCTAAACTGATAATTAAATCAAAATCTTACCATAGTCACAGTGTGAGAACGTTTTCAAACATGATACACTTGACATGTCCCATAACTTAACAGTTTTATCCATTGAAGACGAAAGCAAGTACTGCACACATGAAAAAGAAGTTAAGATAAGAAATTTTGTGAAGACACCTGAATCATAATAAATATTGTTACAAGATTCAAACAGTGGTAGCAACTAGCAACCATAGTTTGGACGCACTGCTGGAGTCACTATTGCAAATTGTGAAGTTTGGATATGTCGCTAGCACAGTAAGGTATAATTGTTGGCTTATAGCTGCCTGCGACGAGGACCCAACAATGTTTATGCATCTAATCTATAATCATGCATATCACCTTTTTGAATGATACTGAACATCAGAAATGTCGGAAAACTTCAAGGTGCAGGTCCTAGTTTCTAGTAGACAGTAAGACAAATCATAACTGAACGGCAACTAAAATTCAAACTCCATGAGTAATAACATGCATGTTATGCAACATGCTAGAGATTTCCTGACGTCCCAAGATACATTTAAGCCTAACATAGTTATTAGCCCATGGGCAAGAACATTCGATAAGTAAAGGATAATATATAATTCGGTTTACTATTAAAACCTGGGACATCCTAACCATATGGGTACATAACTCCATACTATTTCATGCAAGTCTAGTAGAATGGATTTGACCTTCAATTGAACCTAGAATCAGCTTGGCCTAAAAGGGGTAAAATCGGCAATAATGTAGTCCCAAAATAAGGCTCAAATATACTGGCACAGCACATTGTACCGTGGATGGCTAAATTTTGCAAAACCTCATATCATGCTTTACATCAATGAATGCAAAAGACTTAATCCAACATATTTCCAACATTGTAAATTTAGGCACAACAATCTTAACTTCGTTTGCTCTCGAGAAAGCACAACAATCTTTCCGAACATCCAGCATAGCATTCTGTGTATCTAATCAATCTCAATTTATACAACATTTCTAAGATCTAATCCCTTTGGAAAACTCAAACGCAAATGAGTGTTCCCACCTATCATGTGGTTAAATTGAGAAGCTTGTGTCATGATAACATGATAAAGATAACTCCAGTAGTTAACACTCTTGGAATTAAAGTACTTCATATCACATTTTGAAACACGTATTATCTAGTTAATttcgaaaaagaaaagaaaagggaaattACAAACATTACAGTGTGAAATGCTTATGTTACAGTCTGGGCACTAACTTTACTGTTTGATTCAATTGCCACTACATGTATCAAGATAGAAATAATGACCACAACAGGCAAACTGCAAGCTTGGAGAGCACATTCCTTTCTTTAAGACAGATAGCGGGTTCAGTTAGTTTTATGCATTATTACAACCTTCCTTTTGAAGAACAAATTTCAAAGTAGTAATCGCTTAGAGCTACAGGATACCAGTTTGCATACAATATGGCCTGTGTTTCTAAACCACTACAATTCGATTTGCTATCTGTCAGTTCATCATTTACAGTCAGCTACACTCTAAATGTCTGGCATGGCTGGACTCTCAAATATGGCAAagaactttggggttgctcaaacaatGCAGTACTTATCAAGTTCTGCCTTTAAGAGACTAAGAATAAAAATGAAATTATTGAGGACTAATTAATCGACAGAGTTTTCTAAATTAGGCAGAAATTGGGTTGTGGGATTAAATTCAGTGATCACATTGTAGTCAACACGAAACAAGTTCAGGTATTAGAAtgagaagcaacatatcatacctGTGACTTGGACCAGCATAGATCAAGAACATCCATTGAATGCCCCTCAAAAGTTTTGACAGGTTTTTCCGACAGTCCAAACACATGCTCTGGCACCATCAACCGGTCTGAGCTACTGGATTTCCGACATTGCGAGACCCTCGCCCGGAGTTTCTTATCCCAATGGCTCCCATCCACAGTGGCCAAGGCCAATGTCGGCTCTGGCGAACCATTGCACATCACTGCAACAAATGGATTAGACACCCCATTCTCCTCTCGTCTCCTTTCAAACTCCAACACTTCCCAGACATGGATCACACAGTCCTCCCCGGCACTTGCAAGGTAGCGCCCATCGGGGCTAAACTTGATACTCCAGATAGGCCCGTAGTGCGCCCGTACCTCCTGGTTCATGAACAGCCCACTGAGCTCCTTGTACGACTTGCCGTACAGCCGCACCTTAATGCGCTCTGGGCCATGGTGCACGGCGCCGGCACTATCCTGGCTGTCATCCGTGGCTGAGCTGGACCGGCGTCCGCCCTTCTCCGATGACGTGTCCTTCTCGTCGCTGCTTCGGCGGTCACGGGAGCCGGCCACCATGGAGCCAGCGACGTGGCGGATGGTACGAAGCCAACTAAAGCGGCGCCTGGGCCGGGCCGCGCCGTTGCTGGAGTCGGAGCTGGACCTGTGGACGGGAGTGGAGGCGCCGTCGTTTGCAATGTTCTGGCGGCGCATGAGCTCCTGCACGATGGGAGAGCGGCCGACGCAGAGCTGGAACTGCTCCAAGGTGAGCTGGCGGCCCGTGCCGACCTCGCGGAGCTCAAACTCTTCCTTGACGACGAACTCGGTGCCGTCGTCGAGGTTCCGGATTAGGCACCTGGGGTCGGCCTCCGCCTCGTCGTCCTCCGGCATGGCCTCGGAGGAGCCCGACGACGTGCGGCCCCCTCGCGGCGGCTTGGTGGAGGTGGGCACGGCGccgtccgatctggatcggggcatggGCGAGAGCGTGGGCGGGCGGACGGGCCCGTCGTAGGAGACCGATCGGCCCATCTCGAGGCGCGCGAGGGAGGGGTCCCCGGCGAGCCCCATCATCTGGAGCAGCCTCCTGCGGCGCTCCTGCACGGGCGCCGGCTGCGACGTCCACAGgtcgagcgccgccgtcgccgcggccgCCGGGTGGGCGTAGGCGTCCCGTCGGCGTCGCTGCTGCAGCGCGTGGTCATCGTCGTCCGAGGCGGAGGTGGATGagccggaggaggagaggacgcGGTCCCGCGACTCGTAGAAcacctcctcgtcctcgtcctcctcctcctcgccgccgctcaTCTCCCCTCGCGCATTGACCGACCCGGCGAACACCGCGAGGAGGAATCGCTGGCCCGCCGGGGCCGGGGTCGGTGGGGGAGAAGAATCACGCAGAACGCGACGAGGGGTCAGATCCAGCAGCAGCGGGAGGGGAGGCCCGCCCGCGCGCGCGAGGTCGTCGGCGGAATCGCGACAGGTTCTTGCCTGCCCTCGCCCCCCTCGTCTGCGTCTGCGTCTGCCTCGGTGGTGGTTGGTGCCGAGGCCGTCGTCGTTGTTATTGCGGAGCGATGCctctccccccacccccacccctcttCCGCGTGCGTCGTCGTTGCTGTCCTTGTTGTGTTTACCACCATCGGTTACTGTTTACTGTCGGGCCGGTCGTACTCCCCCTTGGCCTTTTCGGAAGGCGGGGGTTAAAATCCGGCCGCCATGGGATGGGACCCGTCTGTCACCCACCGCGACACGAGTCGAAGGGCAGCCGCTCGTGCCGTTTCGGGGAAGCGGGCTAGTCCCTGCGGAGGCGGGGGCGCCTTCCCCCATTCGGACGGGCGGCGTGCGTGTCCTCGGCGTTCGCTCAGCACCTATTAtctggcgacgatgatgatgatgaggccggGGGCGGCCGTTCGGTTTACGCTCCTGTTTACAGCAGTGGTGTCGTACGCCGTGCTCCTGCTCAAACGCCCACCGTTGACCTGCGCACACCGATCGTGTCTTTTCAGCAGGAGCGAGGCCATTTCCTGATGGATCGGGGAGAGAAAAAGAAGGGACACGATGCCAAACCCGGGCACGTAAAAAGAAGGAAGGCATACGCCGTAGACGTAGCCCCAGGGCAGCGCCACATGCGGAGTGTCAGGACCATCGCGCGCAGAGATTCATCAAGGCTCCTCTCTCCCGCTAATAAACCCCGTCGGTCGGGCATCCTATGCCGGCCGGTGGCACCAGCGTGTCCGTGTCCCTCACGAGCCCATCCCTCCCTCCCGCGGGAGGGAAAAACCCATCCTCCGGCTGACACGGTGCGGT is a window encoding:
- the LOC123046047 gene encoding WD repeat-containing protein 44 isoform X1, whose amino-acid sequence is MSGGEEEEDEDEEVFYESRDRVLSSSGSSTSASDDDDHALQQRRRRDAYAHPAAAATAALDLWTSQPAPVQERRRRLLQMMGLAGDPSLARLEMGRSVSYDGPVRPPTLSPMPRSRSDGAVPTSTKPPRGGRTSSGSSEAMPEDDEAEADPRCLIRNLDDGTEFVVKEEFELREVGTGRQLTLEQFQLCVGRSPIVQELMRRQNIANDGASTPVHRSSSDSSNGAARPRRRFSWLRTIRHVAGSMVAGSRDRRSSDEKDTSSEKGGRRSSSATDDSQDSAGAVHHGPERIKVRLYGKSYKELSGLFMNQEVRAHYGPIWSIKFSPDGRYLASAGEDCVIHVWEVLEFERRREENGVSNPFVAVMCNGSPEPTLALATVDGSHWDKKLRARVSQCRKSSSSDRLMVPEHVFGLSEKPVKTFEGHSMDVLDLCWSKSQYLLSSSMDKTVKLWDMSSVSCLKTFSHCDYVTCIQFNPVDDRYFISGSLDEKVRIWSIPKREIVDWHDLHEMVTAACYTPDGQSALVGSHKGSCHLYDTSDNKLIQQRQIDLQTKKKSRQKKITGFQFLPGSSSKVLITSADSRIRVIDDFELVHKFKGFRNTNSQISACYAARGRYVISASENSHVYMWRNDDGPEQRSGSSKGVVSVANSYEYFYCQDVTVAAALPSTAGSAATSRTNSRRKHQELDCVSEYPDGDSSDFQQQQQSHNDLSDGSNHSGDRASATWPEELMTPTKQSLRSSTSLPDGDAAGQAPSRSAWGMAIATAGSGGQIRILQNFGFPVRV
- the LOC123046047 gene encoding WD repeat-containing protein 44 isoform X2; protein product: MSGGEEEEDEDEEVFYESRDRVLSSSGSSTSASDDDDHALQQRRRRDAYAHPAAAATAALDLWTSQPAPVQERRRRLLQMMGLAGDPSLARLEMGRSVSYDGPVRPPTLSPMPRSRSDGAVPTSTKPPRGGRTSSGSSEAMPEDDEAEADPRCLIRNLDDGTEFVVKEEFELREVGTGRQLTLEQFQLCVGRSPIVQELMRRQNIANDGASTPVHRSSSDSSNGAARPRRRFSWLRTIRHVAGSMVAGSRDRRSSDEKDTSSEKGGRRSSSATDDSQDSAGAVHHGPERIKVRLYGKSYKELSGLFMNQEVRAHYGPIWSIKFSPDGRYLASAGEDCVIHVWEVLEFERRREENGVSNPFVAVMCNGSPEPTLALATVDGSHWDKKLRARVSQCRKSSSSDRLMVPEHVFGLSEKPVKTFEGHSMDVLDLCWSKSQYLLSSSMDKTVKLWDMSSVSCLKTFSHCDYVTCIQFNPVDDRYFISGSLDEKVRIWSIPKREIVDWHDLHEMVTAACYTPDGQSALVGSHKGSCHLYDTSDNKLIQQRQIDLQTKKKSRQKKITGFQLLEQFLPGSSSKVLITSADSRIRVIDDFELVHKFKGFRNTNSQISACYAARGRYVISASENSHVYMWRNDDGPEQRSGSSKGVVSVANSYEYFYCQDVTVAAALPSTAGSAATSRTNSRRKHQELDCVSEYPDGDSSDFQQQQQSHNDLSDGSNHSGDRASATWPEELMTPTKQSLRSSTSLPDGDAAGQAPSRSAWGMAIATAGSGGQIRILQNFGFPVRV